A stretch of the Filimonas lacunae genome encodes the following:
- a CDS encoding GNAT family N-acetyltransferase, whose translation MIETDRLLVKPYAREDATAFYQNIRANQQYLVDYFTNVVAMAQTMDGVATYFTQKNIDWQTNRGYACGVFTKDDGQLIGHISVRDIEWKVPKAEVAYFIIQSHAGNNYATEALQAFTQWCFAEKQFNRLFMRIGVENIASCKVAQRAGFAAEGLLKKDYRRGGEILTDMLIYGYTGENK comes from the coding sequence ATGATTGAAACAGATAGATTACTGGTAAAGCCATACGCGCGGGAAGATGCTACCGCTTTTTATCAAAACATCCGGGCCAACCAGCAATACCTGGTAGATTATTTTACCAATGTGGTGGCGATGGCGCAAACCATGGATGGGGTAGCTACTTATTTTACACAAAAAAACATTGATTGGCAAACCAATCGCGGTTATGCCTGTGGCGTTTTTACAAAAGACGATGGGCAGTTGATTGGTCATATTAGTGTGCGTGATATTGAATGGAAAGTGCCCAAAGCGGAAGTAGCTTATTTTATTATACAATCGCATGCTGGAAATAACTATGCTACGGAAGCTTTGCAGGCTTTTACGCAATGGTGTTTTGCCGAAAAGCAATTTAACCGCCTGTTTATGCGAATAGGGGTGGAAAACATTGCCAGCTGCAAAGTGGCCCAAAGGGCCGGCTTTGCAGCGGAAGGCTTGTTGAAGAAAGACTACAGGCGGGGAGGAGAAATATTAACCGATATGCTGATATATGGGTATACCGGTGAAAACAAATAA
- a CDS encoding DUF3606 domain-containing protein codes for MKSNNTTPSPAYNTETTSNTTDDNWNMREMIIKFGVTQAAVLEAVKEVGKNRTRIEQYLSAKK; via the coding sequence ATGAAAAGCAACAACACGACACCTTCTCCTGCGTACAATACTGAAACAACCTCTAACACCACCGATGATAATTGGAACATGCGTGAAATGATTATAAAATTCGGCGTTACCCAGGCAGCAGTACTGGAAGCAGTGAAGGAAGTTGGCAAAAACAGGACAAGAATAGAACAGTACCTGAGCGCCAAAAAATAA
- a CDS encoding ATP-binding protein: MYIQRNIDKELLDWRQDKHGKPLLLRGARQVGKSTAVKHLAKQFTHFLEINFEEQRQVHKIFEGDLDPKMLCEHLSVLYNVPIIPGQTLLFLDEIQACVSAISSLRFFYEKYPELHVIAAGSLLEFALAELASFGVGRIRSLFMYPLSFNEYLLAMEEPLLLNAKSKASPNHPLPEPIHNKLIAHCKRFLVLGGMPEVVATYVEYKDLLRCGQVLDDLTTSLKADFAKYKRQVPYLRIAEVFDSIVQQAGGKFVYSKAATSSSHKQIKDAVDLLALGGLVIPVTHTAANGLPLGAEMNHKSRKMLLLDTGIFQRLLGLNIGDLLIEDDFDAINKGAIAEQFIGLELLKNASCYKQETLYYWHREAKNSNAEVDYVIQKSENIIPIEIKAGRKGSMRSMHLFLEEKKSSFGARFSLENFSTYDNIAVFPLYAVNELLHWNPSH, translated from the coding sequence ATGTATATCCAAAGAAATATAGACAAAGAATTGCTCGACTGGCGGCAGGATAAACATGGCAAACCCTTATTGTTACGAGGAGCAAGACAGGTAGGAAAATCAACAGCAGTAAAACATCTGGCTAAGCAATTCACGCATTTTTTAGAAATCAACTTTGAAGAACAACGCCAGGTACATAAAATTTTTGAGGGAGACCTTGATCCTAAAATGTTATGCGAACACTTATCTGTTCTATATAATGTACCTATTATACCCGGGCAAACCTTATTGTTTTTAGATGAAATACAGGCTTGTGTTTCCGCTATTTCTTCACTGCGTTTCTTTTATGAAAAGTATCCTGAATTACATGTTATAGCAGCAGGCTCTTTATTGGAATTTGCATTGGCAGAACTGGCTTCTTTTGGTGTTGGCAGAATAAGATCGTTATTCATGTACCCATTGTCATTTAATGAATACCTATTAGCCATGGAAGAACCGCTTTTGTTAAACGCCAAAAGTAAGGCATCCCCTAACCATCCTTTACCGGAGCCTATTCATAATAAACTAATAGCTCACTGCAAACGTTTTCTGGTATTAGGCGGTATGCCAGAAGTAGTAGCTACTTATGTAGAATATAAAGATCTTCTAAGGTGCGGTCAGGTACTGGACGATCTTACCACTTCTTTAAAAGCAGATTTTGCTAAATATAAAAGACAAGTTCCTTACTTACGTATTGCGGAGGTATTTGATTCCATAGTACAGCAAGCCGGCGGCAAATTTGTGTATTCAAAGGCCGCTACCTCTTCATCCCATAAACAAATCAAAGATGCAGTTGATTTACTGGCATTGGGTGGCCTTGTAATACCAGTAACACATACAGCAGCCAATGGACTGCCACTGGGAGCAGAAATGAATCATAAAAGCAGGAAGATGCTTTTACTTGATACAGGTATATTTCAGCGTTTATTAGGTTTGAATATTGGTGATCTGTTAATAGAAGATGACTTTGACGCCATCAATAAAGGAGCTATTGCAGAACAATTTATAGGATTAGAACTACTTAAAAATGCATCCTGCTATAAGCAAGAAACTTTATACTACTGGCATAGAGAAGCTAAAAATAGTAATGCAGAAGTAGATTATGTGATTCAAAAATCGGAGAACATCATTCCTATAGAGATAAAGGCCGGCCGTAAAGGCTCTATGCGCAGCATGCATCTATTTTTAGAAGAGAAGAAATCATCATTTGGCGCACGCTTTTCTCTGGAAAACTTTTCTACTTACGACAACATTGCTGTATTTCCTTTATATGCAGTAAATGAATTATTACACTGGAATCCATCTCATTAA
- a CDS encoding C1 family peptidase produces MPIRMVEDPDDQNDNSNDDSGGGGNYPGGGGGGGGLFQFLPLILGLLIRRPILLLVVLAVGGFFYLRGGCSHPGGSVRQQQQQEAGFGTGGVLDPKQFAKAQIYEGLDVGKNALPEAVSLQKFCPERKDQGHQGSCVAWSSAYAARSILEASSTGTNPNQVAFSPAFLYNQIGLSGCEGSYIIRAMENMTQVGAVPFNDFPYDENDCSRQPSSSLKQEAGQHRMLGFTRLTDGDKINNIDLHAIKEHLAKDVPVVIGMMVGGSFMQDMMGAEVWHPTSDDYSQMGFGGHAMCVIGYDDRKDGGAFQIMNSWGPQWGKNGIAWVRYNDFKRFVREAYGLNNMPKSGTAASEELDCTVGLVEAKSKRYIPLQTTGGNVFSTKQAIAKGTTFKMEVKNSIACYVYVLGKETDGSSYVLFPYPMENDPAKTKFSPYCGITGYRLFPRGMSMQADTIGNKDYIAVLVSKEPLNVFQINEKVNNNRGAGFAAAVQKAVQSQTIGNIQFGNTSEGVIHFAATAANKNAVVCIVEIDKN; encoded by the coding sequence ATGCCTATCAGAATGGTAGAAGACCCTGATGATCAAAACGACAACTCAAACGACGACTCCGGTGGTGGTGGTAATTACCCCGGCGGTGGCGGAGGGGGCGGCGGCCTTTTCCAGTTTTTGCCACTGATACTCGGGTTGCTGATACGGCGGCCTATTTTACTGCTGGTGGTATTGGCGGTAGGTGGCTTTTTCTATTTGCGTGGCGGTTGTAGTCACCCGGGAGGAAGTGTTCGCCAGCAGCAACAGCAGGAAGCCGGTTTTGGAACCGGTGGGGTGCTTGACCCCAAGCAGTTTGCCAAAGCACAGATATATGAAGGGCTGGATGTGGGTAAGAATGCGTTACCCGAAGCGGTATCGTTGCAAAAGTTCTGCCCCGAGCGTAAAGACCAGGGCCACCAAGGTAGCTGTGTGGCATGGAGCAGTGCGTATGCTGCACGCTCTATACTGGAAGCTTCCAGCACAGGCACCAATCCTAACCAGGTCGCTTTCAGTCCCGCTTTTTTATATAACCAGATTGGATTAAGCGGGTGCGAAGGCAGTTATATCATCCGGGCCATGGAAAACATGACCCAGGTGGGCGCTGTTCCTTTTAACGATTTCCCTTACGATGAAAATGATTGTAGTCGCCAGCCTTCCAGCTCGTTAAAGCAGGAAGCTGGTCAGCACCGCATGCTGGGCTTTACCCGGCTTACAGATGGCGATAAGATCAACAATATAGATTTGCATGCAATTAAAGAACACCTGGCTAAAGATGTGCCGGTGGTGATTGGTATGATGGTAGGTGGCAGCTTTATGCAGGATATGATGGGGGCGGAGGTATGGCATCCTACTTCGGATGATTATTCCCAGATGGGTTTTGGGGGGCATGCTATGTGTGTGATTGGTTATGACGATCGCAAAGATGGCGGCGCTTTTCAAATTATGAACAGCTGGGGACCTCAGTGGGGTAAAAACGGAATTGCTTGGGTGCGCTATAACGATTTTAAACGTTTTGTGCGGGAAGCTTATGGTTTAAACAATATGCCTAAATCGGGCACCGCTGCCAGTGAAGAGCTGGATTGTACTGTAGGACTGGTAGAAGCCAAAAGCAAAAGATACATACCCCTGCAAACCACTGGTGGTAATGTGTTCAGCACCAAACAGGCTATTGCCAAGGGCACCACCTTTAAAATGGAAGTAAAAAACAGCATTGCCTGTTATGTATATGTGCTGGGTAAAGAAACTGATGGCAGCAGCTATGTGTTGTTTCCTTATCCTATGGAAAACGATCCTGCTAAAACAAAGTTCTCGCCTTACTGCGGTATCACAGGTTACCGCCTGTTTCCGCGTGGCATGAGCATGCAGGCCGATACTATTGGCAATAAAGATTACATAGCCGTGCTGGTAAGTAAAGAGCCGTTGAATGTGTTTCAGATCAACGAAAAAGTAAACAATAACCGTGGCGCTGGCTTTGCGGCTGCGGTGCAAAAAGCGGTACAATCGCAAACCATCGGAAACATACAGTTTGGAAATACATCGGAAGGAGTTATTCATTTTGCCGCTACAGCAGCTAATAAAAATGCGGTAGTGTGTATTGTGGAAATAGATAAAAATTAA
- a CDS encoding helix-turn-helix domain-containing protein, whose protein sequence is MQRRVKVWSIEESIQHYLLQSSATVKQVGTARQHTQGHNNHFAFIGVEGPQEADTEAFKNDHYTLALCMQGSGMLTLDAADFAFQQGSVFLVPPQHTHSYRQLTNQLQMYCILFSKEFLNEIALKEGVLEQLLEVESTGAPVHHLPSDSFMVWKAMCKLIDYQYRKQDSFSLPIIRLKLVELLYELQRVGATETVQPARYLSRSHQLVNDYHKLVEEQFQQLRTVQEYAGLLHVSPKYLSELVKSETGETALHVIHRRIYREAQYLLHYTQLTIKAVADQLNFDTPSHFSRFFKQFAGYNPSEVKKETLLPAAVQ, encoded by the coding sequence ATGCAAAGAAGAGTGAAGGTTTGGAGTATAGAAGAAAGCATTCAACATTACCTGCTTCAAAGCAGCGCTACTGTAAAGCAGGTAGGTACAGCCCGGCAGCACACACAGGGCCATAACAATCATTTTGCATTTATTGGGGTAGAGGGGCCGCAGGAAGCCGATACCGAAGCGTTTAAAAACGATCATTACACACTGGCTTTATGTATGCAGGGCAGTGGTATGTTAACGCTGGATGCAGCTGATTTTGCCTTTCAGCAGGGCAGTGTGTTTTTAGTGCCACCACAACATACACATAGCTACCGGCAACTGACCAATCAGCTGCAGATGTATTGTATTTTATTCAGCAAAGAGTTTCTCAATGAAATAGCTTTAAAGGAAGGGGTGCTGGAGCAGTTGCTGGAAGTGGAAAGCACGGGTGCACCTGTGCATCATTTGCCCTCAGATAGCTTTATGGTATGGAAGGCCATGTGTAAGCTGATAGATTACCAGTATCGAAAACAAGATAGTTTTTCCTTACCTATTATACGGCTGAAACTGGTAGAGCTGCTATACGAACTACAACGTGTAGGCGCTACAGAAACCGTACAGCCGGCACGTTATTTATCACGCAGCCACCAGCTGGTAAATGATTATCATAAACTGGTAGAAGAGCAGTTTCAGCAATTGCGTACCGTACAGGAATATGCAGGCCTGCTGCATGTATCTCCCAAGTATTTAAGTGAGCTGGTGAAAAGTGAAACCGGCGAAACTGCTTTACATGTTATCCATCGCCGTATTTATCGCGAAGCCCAGTATTTACTGCATTATACACAGCTTACTATTAAGGCCGTGGCCGATCAGCTCAACTTTGACACGCCTTCTCATTTTAGCAGATTCTTTAAACAGTTTGCGGGTTATAATCCTTCTGAGGTGAAAAAAGAAACGTTGTTGCCTGCAGCTGTGCAGTAA
- a CDS encoding DEAD/DEAH box helicase — MTFNDLNLSTHLLKALDELGYTTPTTIQRKAFSVIMSGQDVIGIAQTGTGKTMAYLLPTLRQLTYSKERNPQMLILVPTRELVVQVVEAAKKLTTYMSLEVAGVYGGVNINPQKDMVEQGLDVLVATPGRLFDLAACGSLRLKGIKKLVIDEMDEMLNLGFRTQLTNILDMLPAKRQNLLFSATIPDELASLIGDYFNSNITRIEAAPAGTPLDNIQQSAYHVPNFYTKINLLLLLLQQHPEMSKVLIFVATKALADELYEEMAVEFPDQAGVIHSNKEQNYRFNTVKQFQNGTYRFIIATDIVARGIDISEVTHVINFDLPEVPENYIHRIGRTGRADKHGIALSFITEREREQQEAIEALMNYAIPIVPLPEDLEISTELTEDEKPKVYMKVIPMVLPDKDSGASFHEKKAKNTKVNVRVSHAEKMMQKYGKPKKRPKKR, encoded by the coding sequence ATGACTTTTAACGACTTAAACTTAAGTACCCACTTACTGAAAGCCCTGGATGAACTGGGATATACCACCCCTACCACCATTCAGCGCAAGGCTTTTTCCGTAATTATGTCGGGACAGGATGTAATTGGCATTGCCCAAACCGGAACCGGTAAAACAATGGCCTACCTGCTGCCTACTTTACGGCAACTGACCTATTCTAAAGAGCGCAATCCGCAAATGCTGATACTGGTGCCCACCCGGGAACTGGTAGTGCAGGTGGTAGAAGCTGCTAAAAAGCTTACTACCTACATGAGCCTGGAGGTGGCTGGCGTATATGGTGGTGTTAATATCAATCCCCAGAAAGACATGGTGGAGCAGGGCTTAGATGTGCTGGTGGCTACACCTGGCCGCTTGTTTGACCTGGCAGCCTGTGGTTCACTACGGTTAAAAGGTATTAAAAAGCTGGTAATAGATGAAATGGACGAAATGCTGAACCTTGGTTTTCGCACACAGTTGACCAATATACTGGACATGCTGCCTGCCAAAAGGCAAAACCTATTGTTTTCGGCTACTATTCCTGATGAACTGGCCAGTTTAATCGGAGATTATTTCAATAGCAATATTACCCGCATTGAAGCAGCGCCCGCCGGTACGCCACTGGACAATATTCAGCAAAGCGCTTATCATGTACCCAACTTCTACACCAAGATAAACCTGCTGTTACTACTGTTGCAGCAACATCCTGAAATGAGCAAGGTGCTGATATTCGTGGCTACCAAAGCCCTTGCCGATGAGCTGTATGAAGAAATGGCCGTTGAATTTCCCGACCAGGCAGGCGTTATTCACTCTAACAAAGAGCAGAACTACCGCTTTAACACGGTAAAACAGTTTCAAAACGGCACCTACCGCTTTATTATCGCTACCGACATTGTAGCCCGTGGCATTGACATTTCGGAAGTAACGCACGTGATCAACTTTGACCTGCCCGAAGTGCCGGAAAACTATATACACCGCATTGGCCGTACCGGTCGTGCAGATAAACATGGTATTGCCCTTTCTTTCATCACCGAAAGGGAAAGAGAGCAGCAGGAAGCCATAGAAGCGTTGATGAACTATGCTATTCCTATTGTTCCCCTACCGGAAGACCTGGAAATTTCTACCGAATTAACAGAAGACGAGAAACCTAAAGTGTACATGAAAGTAATACCGATGGTATTACCCGATAAAGACTCCGGCGCCTCCTTCCACGAGAAAAAGGCGAAGAACACAAAAGTGAACGTAAGAGTGAGCCACGCCGAAAAAATGATGCAGAAATACGGCAAGCCCAAAAAGCGGCCGAAAAAGAGATAA
- a CDS encoding MBL fold metallo-hydrolase RNA specificity domain-containing protein gives MKIAFHGAARTVTGSKHLLTLDNGKKILFDCGLFQGMGKETDVLNSSFGFDASEVDYLLLSHAHIDHCGLIPKLVKEGFRGKIFCTAASKDLAEILLLDSADIQRDDAKFINKKRAKQHLPPIEPLYTEADVALALPLFTAVDYGKWIEIESGLEVLYTDAGHIIGSAAVHLRVTTGKETTQISFSGDVGRYRDVILRSPEVFPQADYIIIESTYGSSLHEDVFNTPEQLLDWINKTCVEKRGKLIIPAFSVGRTQEILYFLNQLGLEKRLPAVPVYVDSPLSREATEVVKSHPETFNSRIQKILKVDDDPFDFPGLTFIKTVDESKALNEKQEPCIIISASGMADAGRIKHHIMNNIGDHKNTILLVGYCEPHSLGGHLMAGDKEVRIFGDFYPVKAEVGTMRSMSAHGDYDDLCQFLACQHPREVKKLFIVHGEYDVQTEFQSRLMKKGFKDVEVPAQHEVFGLDS, from the coding sequence ATGAAGATTGCTTTTCACGGCGCAGCACGAACCGTTACCGGATCAAAGCACCTGTTAACCCTGGACAACGGTAAGAAAATATTATTCGACTGTGGCCTGTTCCAGGGCATGGGTAAAGAAACAGATGTACTCAACAGCAGCTTTGGCTTTGATGCTAGCGAAGTGGATTACTTACTGTTATCCCACGCGCATATTGACCATTGCGGTTTAATTCCCAAGCTGGTAAAAGAAGGGTTTCGCGGTAAAATATTCTGTACCGCGGCCAGTAAAGACCTTGCAGAAATTCTGCTGCTCGATTCTGCCGATATACAACGTGATGATGCGAAGTTTATCAATAAAAAACGAGCTAAGCAACATCTGCCACCTATTGAGCCTTTGTATACCGAAGCGGATGTAGCATTGGCGCTGCCTTTATTTACCGCTGTTGATTACGGTAAATGGATAGAGATAGAAAGCGGACTGGAGGTGTTATATACCGATGCCGGGCATATCATTGGCAGTGCAGCCGTACACCTGCGTGTTACCACCGGTAAAGAAACCACACAAATCAGCTTTAGTGGCGATGTGGGCCGTTATCGTGATGTGATCCTGCGCTCACCGGAAGTATTTCCACAGGCGGATTATATCATCATTGAAAGTACTTATGGCAGCAGCCTGCATGAGGATGTATTCAACACTCCTGAACAATTGCTAGACTGGATAAACAAAACCTGTGTTGAGAAAAGAGGTAAGCTGATCATCCCCGCATTCAGTGTAGGACGCACACAGGAAATTCTCTATTTCTTAAACCAGCTGGGACTGGAAAAGCGCTTACCCGCTGTGCCTGTATATGTTGATAGCCCGTTGAGCCGTGAAGCTACAGAGGTAGTAAAAAGCCACCCTGAAACCTTCAATAGCCGCATTCAAAAGATATTAAAGGTAGATGATGATCCATTTGATTTTCCTGGTCTTACTTTCATCAAAACCGTAGACGAGAGTAAAGCCCTGAACGAAAAGCAGGAGCCTTGCATCATCATTTCCGCCAGTGGTATGGCTGATGCCGGAAGGATCAAGCATCATATCATGAACAATATCGGCGATCATAAGAATACCATTTTACTGGTAGGTTATTGCGAACCACATTCTTTAGGCGGCCACCTGATGGCTGGCGATAAAGAGGTGCGCATTTTCGGCGATTTCTATCCCGTAAAAGCGGAAGTAGGTACTATGCGCAGCATGAGCGCCCACGGCGATTATGATGATTTATGCCAGTTCCTGGCCTGCCAGCACCCACGCGAAGTGAAGAAGTTGTTTATTGTGCATGGTGAGTATGATGTGCAGACCGAGTTTCAAAGCAGGTTGATGAAGAAAGGGTTTAAGGATGTGGAAGTGCCTGCACAGCATGAGGTGTTTGGGTTGGATAGTTAA
- a CDS encoding class I SAM-dependent methyltransferase — protein MEPHYLAAQLRKPEGEAGHRVAENMNTSNSLIILHTIEKLHLQPNDAVLEIGMGNGFFCKDVLAAADNVTYTGCDFSPLMIQEANTFNQERISAGKASFYEASAHAMPFADNTFSKIFTVNTIYFWEQPVQELTEIHRVLQPGGRAIISLRTRTSMLQLPFTAYDFHLYEKEELLPLFAAAGFADVRIEEELEPPFEVHGHDTHVQLHALYVIAGKK, from the coding sequence ATGGAACCACATTACTTAGCAGCACAACTACGCAAACCCGAAGGCGAAGCAGGTCACCGGGTAGCCGAAAACATGAACACCTCCAACAGCCTTATCATCCTGCACACCATTGAAAAGCTACACCTGCAACCCAACGATGCCGTATTGGAAATAGGCATGGGGAATGGCTTCTTTTGCAAGGATGTGCTGGCAGCTGCTGATAACGTCACCTACACCGGCTGCGACTTCTCCCCTCTGATGATACAGGAAGCTAATACCTTCAACCAGGAACGGATAAGCGCCGGCAAGGCTTCTTTTTATGAAGCAAGCGCTCATGCGATGCCTTTTGCTGATAATACATTCTCTAAAATATTCACCGTAAACACCATCTATTTTTGGGAGCAGCCTGTACAGGAATTAACTGAAATACATCGCGTGCTGCAGCCTGGCGGCCGTGCTATCATCAGCCTGCGCACACGCACCAGCATGCTGCAATTGCCTTTTACGGCTTATGACTTTCACTTATATGAGAAAGAGGAATTGTTGCCACTGTTTGCTGCTGCAGGGTTTGCAGATGTGAGGATTGAGGAAGAACTGGAGCCGCCGTTTGAAGTGCATGGGCATGATACGCATGTGCAGTTGCATGCGTTGTATGTGATAGCGGGGAAGAAATAA
- a CDS encoding outer membrane beta-barrel family protein encodes MKLFTPILIALLLLPQIVVIAQQNQPAPDTLSGKTLDNLTVTASKSYMEVKTDKVVLNLAQSPLAAGQNMYEVLRNAPGLLEQGNFMYKGKIAAVYINGKPSRLSGEDLKTYLSGMPANTVEKIELIANPSAQFEASSAAVVNIILAKNKSLGTNASIIAGAGAGKYSRYNGGININNRSSRVNLYGSYNCQRTKASGGSESVRTLQAGTFINDNQYSVDNTNSHTFKAGIDYTPSTKHSFGILFRGTVSEQGLQQNNYAQQQYDHKQGNESFSYGNITRRNTWFTPALNVWYNLKTSAASSLNLSADYMQYARDKNAGFITHYLDEQQQEYMMAYQFRNEANELNRISSYAADYSNTIKGTRIEAGVKAIFTKTDNNFIQNLANGNTWKYDSTYSNHFIFNENVYAAYASASRSFGKLDVQAGLRAEHTYTKGYSLTLHTLNTKQYTNLFPNINLAYNLSEQQQFSFAYRRSIERFGFNIVNPFTIYLTPYSSYQGNPDIQPSFSHNYSVSWAYGNRFTADISYSNYQQVLAEVYRKAPGKEVMVSSFDNVPGARQVTVTLTYLQKAFNGKLTSSNSFMGIYAQYVAAATSGLNNAAYSAYLSSNNTLQLSPTWKAEVNLFYMAPITLGAAHIYSLFNSSVGVSHSFMNKRGNINLAVSDIFNTYKQRLTANSYGVNAYTRTLPETRFVTLSLTWRLGNQQVKAATSRRTNIEEVKSRMQ; translated from the coding sequence ATGAAACTTTTTACACCCATACTCATTGCCCTGCTTTTGCTGCCACAGATAGTGGTGATAGCACAACAAAACCAGCCTGCTCCCGACACCCTAAGTGGTAAAACACTGGACAACCTTACTGTAACCGCTTCCAAATCTTATATGGAAGTAAAGACCGATAAAGTAGTACTGAACCTGGCGCAAAGCCCATTGGCTGCTGGTCAGAACATGTACGAGGTATTAAGAAATGCTCCCGGCCTGCTGGAGCAGGGCAACTTTATGTATAAAGGCAAAATAGCTGCTGTATATATCAACGGCAAGCCCAGCCGCCTTTCGGGAGAAGACCTGAAAACCTATTTGAGTGGCATGCCTGCGAACACGGTAGAAAAAATAGAACTGATAGCCAACCCTTCTGCACAGTTTGAAGCATCCAGTGCAGCTGTTGTAAATATTATACTGGCCAAAAACAAAAGTCTGGGCACCAATGCCAGCATCATCGCCGGTGCAGGTGCAGGCAAATACAGCCGTTACAACGGTGGCATTAACATCAACAACCGCAGCTCCCGGGTAAACCTGTATGGCAGCTATAACTGCCAGCGTACCAAAGCAAGCGGCGGCAGCGAATCGGTTCGCACCCTGCAGGCAGGTACTTTTATTAACGACAATCAATATTCGGTAGATAACACCAACAGCCATACTTTTAAAGCAGGTATCGACTATACCCCTTCTACTAAACACAGTTTTGGCATATTGTTCAGAGGAACGGTAAGTGAGCAGGGATTGCAACAAAACAACTATGCACAGCAACAATATGATCATAAGCAGGGCAACGAGAGTTTTTCCTACGGCAACATCACCCGCCGCAATACCTGGTTTACACCAGCCCTCAATGTGTGGTACAACCTCAAAACCAGTGCAGCCAGCTCGCTTAACCTGAGCGCTGATTATATGCAATATGCAAGGGACAAAAACGCCGGCTTTATTACGCATTACCTGGACGAGCAGCAACAGGAATACATGATGGCCTACCAGTTTCGTAACGAAGCCAATGAACTCAACCGCATCAGCTCTTATGCAGCTGATTATAGCAACACCATCAAAGGCACTCGTATCGAAGCAGGTGTAAAAGCCATCTTTACCAAAACAGACAACAACTTTATACAAAACCTTGCTAACGGCAACACCTGGAAATACGATAGCACCTACAGCAACCATTTCATCTTTAATGAGAACGTGTATGCTGCCTATGCTTCTGCATCCCGCAGCTTTGGCAAGCTGGATGTGCAGGCAGGATTGCGTGCAGAACACACCTACACTAAAGGCTACTCCCTAACATTACATACATTGAACACGAAGCAGTACACCAACCTGTTTCCCAATATAAACCTGGCTTACAACCTGAGCGAGCAACAGCAGTTCAGCTTTGCTTATCGCAGAAGCATAGAACGCTTTGGCTTTAACATTGTAAACCCTTTCACCATATACCTCACCCCCTACAGCAGCTACCAGGGTAACCCCGATATACAACCATCTTTTTCACACAACTACTCTGTTTCGTGGGCCTATGGCAACCGCTTTACAGCCGATATCAGCTACAGTAATTACCAACAGGTATTGGCCGAAGTGTACCGCAAAGCACCCGGTAAAGAAGTAATGGTCAGCAGCTTTGATAATGTGCCAGGCGCCAGACAAGTTACTGTAACTCTTACCTACCTGCAAAAAGCATTCAACGGTAAACTTACCAGCAGCAATTCTTTCATGGGCATATATGCACAATATGTAGCAGCCGCTACCAGCGGGCTCAACAATGCCGCCTACTCTGCCTACCTCAGCAGCAACAATACCCTGCAGTTGAGCCCTACCTGGAAAGCAGAAGTAAACCTTTTTTACATGGCGCCCATTACCCTTGGAGCCGCTCATATTTACAGCCTGTTTAACAGCAGCGTAGGTGTATCGCACAGTTTTATGAATAAAAGGGGGAATATCAACCTGGCAGTGTCTGATATATTCAATACTTACAAGCAACGCTTAACAGCCAACTCGTATGGTGTAAACGCTTACACCCGCACCCTGCCCGAAACACGTTTTGTAACATTGTCTCTTACCTGGCGTTTAGGCAACCAGCAGGTAAAAGCAGCCACTAGCAGGCGCACCAATATTGAGGAAGTAAAAAGCAGGATGCAATAG